One genomic region from Desertibacillus haloalkaliphilus encodes:
- the ftsX gene encoding permease-like cell division protein FtsX — protein MKFRTLGRHGKEGLKNLGRNGWMTFASISAVTIMLFVVGVFLLLILNMNNIATTIEDDVEIRVYIDLTATSEQQDELYQEIEKIEHVDSIVYLDKDEGLDDLIESLGEQREAFESLREENPLNDTFIVRADTPQLTEQVAEQMQDLPYIDRIDYGKGVVERLFAVTDLVRTVGLVLVVGLMFTAMFLIANTIKLTIVARKSEIQIMKLVGATNGFIRWPFFIEGLLLGVFGALIPIIVLFIGYTQIYERFGEQLQLVFFELLPVYPYGFQVAAILLAIGAFVGVWGSVMSVRKFLKV, from the coding sequence ATGAAATTTAGAACCTTAGGTCGCCACGGAAAAGAAGGGTTGAAGAACCTAGGGCGCAATGGCTGGATGACGTTTGCGTCGATCAGTGCCGTAACGATCATGCTGTTTGTCGTCGGCGTATTTCTACTATTGATTTTAAATATGAACAACATTGCAACCACAATTGAGGATGATGTTGAAATTCGTGTTTATATCGATTTAACAGCAACGTCGGAACAACAAGATGAGCTTTATCAAGAGATAGAGAAGATTGAACATGTTGATAGCATTGTCTATTTAGATAAAGATGAAGGCCTCGATGATTTAATTGAGAGTTTAGGAGAGCAACGGGAAGCGTTTGAGTCATTGCGTGAGGAGAACCCATTAAATGATACATTCATTGTTCGAGCTGATACGCCGCAATTGACTGAACAAGTCGCTGAACAAATGCAAGACTTACCTTACATTGATCGGATTGATTACGGCAAAGGGGTTGTCGAGCGTCTGTTTGCGGTCACAGATTTAGTGCGTACCGTCGGGCTCGTGCTCGTTGTCGGTCTAATGTTTACGGCGATGTTTTTAATCGCCAATACGATTAAGTTAACGATTGTCGCACGTAAAAGTGAAATTCAGATTATGAAGCTCGTTGGAGCGACAAATGGTTTTATTCGTTGGCCGTTTTTCATTGAAGGCTTACTTTTAGGTGTGTTTGGAGCACTCATTCCAATTATCGTATTGTTTATTGGTTATACACAGATTTACGAGCGTTTTGGTGAGCAGTTACAATTAGTATTTTTTGAATTGTTGCCCGTTTATCCGTACGGGTTTCAAGTCGCTGCAATTTTACTAGCGATTGGTGCTTTTGTCGGTGTTTGGGGAAGTGTCATGTCTGTACGCAAGTTCTTAAAAGTATAA
- a CDS encoding YitT family protein, whose protein sequence is MKSARRNQPVNPGLQKALEYVYILLGSAIVALSFNLFLLPNRIASGGVSGLSTIVYDVFAIEPAYTQWAFNIPLFILGILLLGGMKYGVKTLIGTLFLPYVVFLTRHLDPATTDPLLAALFGGIGVGMGLGIVFRASASTGGTDLAAQIINKYTGISLGACVFIMDGLIVLTSALVFNLELALYALIALFVTGKTIDLVQVGVGYAKVAYIISNHQDEVRQGILRDVDRGVTTLSAYGGYTNEERKVIMCVVNQTEVTKLKQIVKSIDPHAFVVVTSATEVLGEGFKKE, encoded by the coding sequence ATGAAATCAGCAAGAAGAAATCAACCCGTGAACCCAGGCCTGCAAAAAGCGCTTGAGTATGTGTATATTCTTTTAGGTTCGGCGATCGTGGCGTTATCATTTAATTTATTTTTACTTCCGAACCGAATTGCCTCTGGTGGTGTCAGTGGTTTAAGTACGATCGTTTATGACGTTTTTGCCATTGAACCTGCTTATACACAGTGGGCTTTTAACATACCTTTGTTTATTTTGGGTATCCTACTATTAGGTGGTATGAAATACGGCGTGAAAACGCTGATTGGAACCCTGTTTCTGCCATATGTCGTCTTTTTAACGAGACACCTTGATCCAGCAACAACGGATCCATTACTTGCGGCTTTATTCGGTGGCATAGGTGTTGGAATGGGTCTAGGCATCGTCTTTCGTGCGAGTGCGTCGACTGGGGGGACAGATCTTGCGGCACAAATCATCAATAAGTACACCGGGATTTCACTAGGCGCATGCGTATTTATTATGGATGGGCTGATCGTATTAACGTCAGCGCTCGTCTTTAATTTAGAGCTCGCCTTATATGCACTCATTGCTCTGTTTGTTACAGGGAAAACGATTGATCTCGTTCAGGTGGGTGTCGGCTATGCAAAAGTTGCTTACATCATTTCTAACCATCAGGATGAGGTGCGCCAAGGGATTCTTCGCGATGTTGATCGTGGTGTAACGACGTTGTCTGCCTATGGTGGCTATACGAATGAAGAGCGAAAAGTGATCATGTGCGTGGTGAATCAAACGGAGGTCACAAAATTGAAACAAATTGTCAAAAGCATTGATCCACATGCATTTGTTGTTGTTACGAGCGCGACAGAAGTGCTCGGAGAGGGTTTCAAAAAAGAATAA
- a CDS encoding c-type cytochrome produces the protein MKKFLVAIFGSALILGACGGADDPVDEAPADEEAPVEEEVPQEDPVDDGDADAGAGEVVYDAARAQETYEQNCLSCHGGEFDQIAGATLQGGEFDHIVSAIQEGQPGMPAGLVEGEEAENLAAWLAANAE, from the coding sequence ATGAAAAAGTTTTTAGTAGCAATTTTCGGTTCAGCACTTATTCTTGGTGCTTGTGGCGGGGCAGACGATCCAGTAGATGAAGCTCCAGCAGACGAAGAGGCTCCAGTTGAAGAGGAGGTTCCACAAGAAGATCCAGTAGATGATGGTGATGCAGATGCGGGTGCAGGTGAAGTGGTTTACGACGCAGCACGTGCTCAAGAAACATATGAACAAAACTGCTTAAGCTGTCATGGTGGCGAGTTTGATCAGATCGCTGGTGCGACACTGCAAGGTGGCGAGTTCGACCATATCGTTAGCGCGATTCAAGAAGGACAACCTGGAATGCCAGCAGGCCTAGTTGAAGGTGAAGAAGCAGAAAACCTTGCAGCTTGGTTAGCAGCAAACGCTGAATAA
- the ftsE gene encoding cell division ATP-binding protein FtsE: MIDMKEVRKTYPNGVKALNGIDITIGKGEFVYVVGPSGAGKSTFIKMMYREERPTQGSISIAGTNLANLKEKQIPLLRRKIGVVFQDFKLLPKLTVYENVAFALEVIEENPATIKNKVMKVLDIVKLKNKARFLPDELSGGEQQRVSVARAIVNNPSVLIADEPTGNLDPDTSWEIMDLLEEINNRGTTIVMATHNKDIVNTIRKRVIAIDSGRIVRDEVRGNYGYEI; encoded by the coding sequence ATGATAGATATGAAGGAAGTAAGAAAGACCTATCCGAATGGTGTGAAAGCCCTTAATGGCATTGACATCACCATTGGAAAAGGCGAATTTGTTTATGTTGTAGGTCCAAGTGGTGCCGGGAAATCGACATTTATTAAAATGATGTATCGTGAAGAACGCCCAACACAAGGATCGATTTCGATTGCTGGGACAAACCTAGCGAATTTAAAAGAAAAGCAAATACCACTATTACGCCGTAAGATCGGTGTTGTTTTCCAAGACTTTAAACTGTTACCGAAACTAACAGTCTATGAAAATGTCGCTTTTGCGCTTGAGGTAATTGAGGAGAACCCAGCCACCATTAAAAATAAGGTGATGAAGGTTCTTGATATTGTAAAATTGAAAAACAAAGCGAGGTTCTTACCTGACGAGCTATCAGGTGGGGAGCAGCAACGGGTTTCGGTAGCAAGAGCGATTGTCAATAATCCGAGTGTCTTGATTGCCGATGAGCCGACAGGGAACCTTGATCCAGATACTTCTTGGGAAATTATGGACTTGCTTGAGGAGATTAACAATCGTGGGACGACGATTGTGATGGCGACACATAACAAGGATATTGTTAATACGATTCGTAAGCGTGTGATTGCGATTGATAGTGGACGAATTGTTCGTGACGAAGTAAGGGGGAACTACGGGTATGAAATTTAG